The region CGAACTTGTAGCAAACCATGCAATTATTTCTTCATAGCTGTAATTTCAAGAGCAGCATTTTACTTCTTCATGAACATTATACACACACCCAGTAACATTTTTTTGCTACTATATGTCCTAATGAATTTCACTCATCATATACGCCATTATGCTGATATAAGATGTGCCCTTAAAGGCAGAGCTGTCCATTGCAAGCTCATTACATCTGGGTTTCGTCCAGATGTTTTTATAAACAACCATTTAATTTCTATGTACTCTAAGTTTAACCGTATCAGAGATGCCCagaaggtgtttgataaaatgcctgaGAGAAATTTAATATCTTGGACAAACTTGATATCATCATATTCACAAGTGGGCTTGTCTGAAGAAAGTTTAAGTTGTTTTAGATTAATGGTTGGTGATTGTTTTGATCCAAATCATTTTACGTATGTAAGTGGTTTATCTGCTTGTACTAGTTTAGAGGCGGTGAGAAATGGTAAAGAGATTCATGGAAGGATGTTTAGGCTTGAGCAAGATGTAAATAGTTTTGTTAGTAACTGTTTGATTAATTTTTATGGGAAATGTGGGTTGTTAAGGCCTGCTAGAGTTGTGTTTGATTCGATGTTGGAACGGGATCAGGTTTCTTGGACTTCGATTGTTTCGTGCTGTTGTCATTGTGGGGAAAATTTGGAGGGAGTGAAGGTTTTTTTGGAGTCTCGTAGGGCTGGGGTGAAGATGAATGAACATTATTGTGCTAGTGTGTTGGGTGCTTGTGTTGCTCTGGCGTGTTTGGAGTTTGGGATGCAAGTGCACTGTCATGCTGTGAAGTGCGGAGTTAGAAAGGATCCGTTTGTTATGACTGGGTTGGTTAATTTTTATGTTAAGTGTTGCAAGTTGGAGCCGGCTGAGAAAGCTTTTTGGGAGTTCGACAACCAACATTTTTCGTCCTGGACTGCGTTAATAGGGGGGTATGTTCAGCTAGGTATGAAGAGAAAAGCCATTGATCTTTTCTGTAAGTTGCTTTCTTCAGGTACTAAACCAAGTGAGCAAACATATAGTTCTGTACTTGGTGCCTTTGCAGACACGAAGGAAATCAAAGTCGGGAAGCAGCTCCACTCTTTGATCTTAAAAATGGGTTTCATTTCATTTACCTTCGTGGGGAATGCTGTTTTGGACTTCTATTCAAAAAGTGGAATTCTTGAGGATTCTGTAAAGATTTTTGAAGAGATAGAGTCTCTTGATGTTGTCACTTGGAATGCTCTGATTGATGGACATGTAAAATCTGGTTGTCATGGTGAAGCCATTGAACTTTTGCGCTCCATGTTGGTTGAAGGGTTTGATCTTAACCTTTACACTTACTCCAGCCTATTTAGCATCTGCGGTGATGTACCGGCTGTTGAGTGGGGAAAGCAAGCCCACTGTTGCGTTATGAAATTCGGGTTTCATTCTGATGTTGTTGTTGGAAGTGCCCTCATTGATATGTATGCCAAGTGTGGACGGCTGCATGATGCTCGGAAGACATTTGACAGTCTGCCTTGTAAGAACTTGGTTTCATGGAACACTATGCTTGTTGGATATGCCCAACATGGATTTGGGAAAGAAACTTTGGAGATATATGATCTCATGCCTAAAAATAAGATTAAACCTAACCATGTCACGTTTATTGGAGTATTATCTGCCTGTGGGCATGTTGGACTCTTGGAAGAGGGGTTGCGGTACTTCAATTCCATGACAAAAGACTATGCAATAACCCCTAGAGCAGATCATTTAGCTTGCATGGTTAGTATATTTGCTCGAAAAGGACAGATTCAAGAAGCTTACGATTTCATAAAGCTTTTTCCTGCCGAACCAGATAAGGTAGTTTGGAGATGTCTTTTATCAGGCTGCAAAACTCACAAGAACTTAAATATAGGGAGATATGCTGCTGAAAAAATTCTGAACATTGATCCTAGTGACACATCCGCCCTTATTATGTTGTCAAATATTTTTGCCGAGTCAAAAATGTGGAATGAAACAGCACAAATCAGGAAACTAATGAAAGAGAAGTCTCTAAAAAAGGATCTTGGTACTAGCTGGACCGAATTAAACAGTAAACGGCATTCTTTCTCTGCTGGTCACAGTCTGCAAATTCA is a window of Apium graveolens cultivar Ventura chromosome 11, ASM990537v1, whole genome shotgun sequence DNA encoding:
- the LOC141695161 gene encoding pentatricopeptide repeat-containing protein At2g27610-like, which encodes MNIIHTPSNIFLLLYVLMNFTHHIRHYADIRCALKGRAVHCKLITSGFRPDVFINNHLISMYSKFNRIRDAQKVFDKMPERNLISWTNLISSYSQVGLSEESLSCFRLMVGDCFDPNHFTYVSGLSACTSLEAVRNGKEIHGRMFRLEQDVNSFVSNCLINFYGKCGLLRPARVVFDSMLERDQVSWTSIVSCCCHCGENLEGVKVFLESRRAGVKMNEHYCASVLGACVALACLEFGMQVHCHAVKCGVRKDPFVMTGLVNFYVKCCKLEPAEKAFWEFDNQHFSSWTALIGGYVQLGMKRKAIDLFCKLLSSGTKPSEQTYSSVLGAFADTKEIKVGKQLHSLILKMGFISFTFVGNAVLDFYSKSGILEDSVKIFEEIESLDVVTWNALIDGHVKSGCHGEAIELLRSMLVEGFDLNLYTYSSLFSICGDVPAVEWGKQAHCCVMKFGFHSDVVVGSALIDMYAKCGRLHDARKTFDSLPCKNLVSWNTMLVGYAQHGFGKETLEIYDLMPKNKIKPNHVTFIGVLSACGHVGLLEEGLRYFNSMTKDYAITPRADHLACMVSIFARKGQIQEAYDFIKLFPAEPDKVVWRCLLSGCKTHKNLNIGRYAAEKILNIDPSDTSALIMLSNIFAESKMWNETAQIRKLMKEKSLKKDLGTSWTELNSKRHSFSAGHSLQIQGNNMLKILDGLTVQLYDAGYVPDVLFPLNAVE